One Dysidea avara chromosome 7, odDysAvar1.4, whole genome shotgun sequence genomic region harbors:
- the LOC136260096 gene encoding N-acetylglucosamine-6-sulfatase-like isoform X3, with protein sequence MHEVEYHGYTVGAFGKLLNPTGTPACYHQPMPGVDDYLLMCNSDRYFNVSLVNANGHYISGFQPQDYLTAIVGNATVKFIEKALQNDKPFFAYIGPHAPHYPATPAPWYADTFPIIHPPHTPNYNYSAKDHHFLLRQQLPLDKYEEELITELFRDRWRSLLSVDDLMMDVVSMLTNHSAMDNTYFIWSSDHGYKLGQFCLPREKHQPYENDIRVPFFIKGPDIHKHKSLSEVVSMIDVAPTLLELAGIEVHPEMEGESFASLLTGKEENSWKKDKHIIEFWSQGDGIKINHYVDGPNNTFIGVRLLNESHNIAYLEFYENIVGEHEFNIEPCDYELFDLTSDPYQLNNLYNTPNMDRELVKELKQYLHQVVLCKGSQCHQHILT encoded by the exons ATGCATGAAGTTGAAT ATCATGGATACACGGTTGGTGCTTTTGGAAAGCTGCTAAATCCTACAGGCACACCAGCCTGCTATCACCAACCCATGCCAGGAGTGGATGACTATCTCTTGATGTGCAACAGTGATAGATACTTCAACGTGTCACTAGTGAATGCTAATGGTCATTATATCAGTGGCTTTCAACCACAAGACTACCTCACGGCCATTGTGGGCAATGCTACAGTTAAATTTATTGAGAAAGCACTGCAAAATGACAAGCCATTTTTTGCTTACATAGGTCCTCATGCTCCACATTATCCTGCCACTCCAGCTCCATGGTATGCAGACACCTTCCCCATAATTCATCCACCTCACACACCCAACTACAATTACAGTGCTAAAGATCACCACTTTCTGCTGCGTCAGCAGTTACCACTGGATAAGTACGAAGAGGAACTCATCACAGAGTTGTTCAGAGATCGCTGGCGTTCTCTTCTGTCTGTGGATGATCTAATGATGGATGTAGTGAGCATGTTGACAAACCACTCGGCTATGGATAACACCTACTTCATATGGAGTAGTGATCATGGCTATAAGCTGGGACAGTTTTGTCTGCCTCGTGAAAAGCACCAGCCTTATGAAAATGACATTAGAGTACCATTCTTTATCAAAGGACCTGATATTCATAAACATAAAAGTCTCTCAGAAGTAGTTAGCATGATTGATGTTGCTCCAACCCTACTGGAGCTAGCTGGTATAGAAGTACATCCAGAAATGGAGGGAGAATCTTTCGCTAGCCTGCTTACTGGCAAAGAAGAGAACAGCTGGAAAAAAGACAAGCACATTATAGAATTCTGGAGCCAAGGTGATGGTATTAAGATCAACCATTATGTGGATGGCCCTAATAACACTTTCATTGGTGTTAGGTTATTAAATGAATCACACAATATTGCTTATCTAGAATTCTATGAGAACATAGTTGGGGAACATGAATTCAACATTGAACCATGTGACTACGAGCTATTTGATTTGACTAGTGACCCATACCAGCTAAACAATTTATACAACACTCCTAACATGGATAGAGAACTTGTGAAAGAGTTGAAGCAGTATCTTCATCAGGTGGTCCTTTGTAAGGGATCTCAGTGCCACCAGCATATACTCACATag
- the LOC136260096 gene encoding N-acetylglucosamine-6-sulfatase-like isoform X1, giving the protein MNRIYNRMNRKMPNRLIFLMIVVPVFADSSKPPNFVFLFNDDQDLTLGGMTPMSRTLALMQDGIYLKNFFANSPLCCPSRAALVSGRYPHNYVSSDGSGCMKLNVSTPEFYNHTFPVYFKDHGYTVGAFGKLLNPTGTPACYHQPMPGVDDYLLMCNSDRYFNVSLVNANGHYISGFQPQDYLTAIVGNATVKFIEKALQNDKPFFAYIGPHAPHYPATPAPCAKDHHFLLRQQLPLDKYEEELITELFRDRWRSLLSVDDLMMDVVSMLTNHSAMDNTYFIWSSDHGYKLGQFCLPREKHQPYENDIRVPFFIKGPDIHKHKSLSEVVSMIDVAPTLLELAGIEVHPEMEGESFASLLTGKEENSWKKDKHIIEFWSQGDGIKINHYVDGPNNTFIGVRLLNESHNIAYLEFYENIVGEHEFNIEPCDYELFDLTSDPYQLNNLYNTPNMDRELVKELKQYLHQVVLCKGSQCHQHILT; this is encoded by the exons ATGAATCGCATCTATAATCGCATGAATCGGAAGATGCCAAACCGCTTAATTTTTCTCATGATAGTAGTACCGGTGTTTGCAGACTCAAGCAAACCACCAAACTTTGTGTTTCTTTTTAACGATGACCAAGACCTCACATTAGGTGGTATGACTCCCATGTCGCGCACTTTGGCTTTGATGCAAGATGGTATTTATTTGAAGAACTTCTTTGCTAACTCTCCATTGTGTTGTCCTTCCAGAGCAGCGTTGGTTAGCGGACGGTACCCGCACAACTACGTGTCTAGTGATGGAAGCGGATGCATGAAGTTGAATGTAAGTACACCAGAATTTTACAACCACACATTCCCTGTATACTTCAAAGATCATGGATACACGGTTGGTGCTTTTGGAAAGCTGCTAAATCCTACAGGCACACCAGCCTGCTATCACCAACCCATGCCAGGAGTGGATGACTATCTCTTGATGTGCAACAGTGATAGATACTTCAACGTGTCACTAGTGAATGCTAATGGTCATTATATCAGTGGCTTTCAACCACAAGACTACCTCACGGCCATTGTGGGCAATGCTACAGTTAAATTTATTGAGAAAGCACTGCAAAATGACAAGCCATTTTTTGCTTACATAGGTCCTCATGCTCCACATTATCCTGCCACTCCAGCTCCATG TGCTAAAGATCACCACTTTCTGCTGCGTCAGCAGTTACCACTGGATAAGTACGAAGAGGAACTCATCACAGAGTTGTTCAGAGATCGCTGGCGTTCTCTTCTGTCTGTGGATGATCTAATGATGGATGTAGTGAGCATGTTGACAAACCACTCGGCTATGGATAACACCTACTTCATATGGAGTAGTGATCATGGCTATAAGCTGGGACAGTTTTGTCTGCCTCGTGAAAAGCACCAGCCTTATGAAAATGACATTAGAGTACCATTCTTTATCAAAGGACCTGATATTCATAAACATAAAAGTCTCTCAGAAGTAGTTAGCATGATTGATGTTGCTCCAACCCTACTGGAGCTAGCTGGTATAGAAGTACATCCAGAAATGGAGGGAGAATCTTTCGCTAGCCTGCTTACTGGCAAAGAAGAGAACAGCTGGAAAAAAGACAAGCACATTATAGAATTCTGGAGCCAAGGTGATGGTATTAAGATCAACCATTATGTGGATGGCCCTAATAACACTTTCATTGGTGTTAGGTTATTAAATGAATCACACAATATTGCTTATCTAGAATTCTATGAGAACATAGTTGGGGAACATGAATTCAACATTGAACCATGTGACTACGAGCTATTTGATTTGACTAGTGACCCATACCAGCTAAACAATTTATACAACACTCCTAACATGGATAGAGAACTTGTGAAAGAGTTGAAGCAGTATCTTCATCAGGTGGTCCTTTGTAAGGGATCTCAGTGCCACCAGCATATACTCACATag
- the LOC136260096 gene encoding N-acetylglucosamine-6-sulfatase-like isoform X2 yields the protein MKLNVSTPEFYNHTFPVYFKDHGYTVGAFGKLLNPTGTPACYHQPMPGVDDYLLMCNSDRYFNVSLVNANGHYISGFQPQDYLTAIVGNATVKFIEKALQNDKPFFAYIGPHAPHYPATPAPWYADTFPIIHPPHTPNYNYSAKDHHFLLRQQLPLDKYEEELITELFRDRWRSLLSVDDLMMDVVSMLTNHSAMDNTYFIWSSDHGYKLGQFCLPREKHQPYENDIRVPFFIKGPDIHKHKSLSEVVSMIDVAPTLLELAGIEVHPEMEGESFASLLTGKEENSWKKDKHIIEFWSQGDGIKINHYVDGPNNTFIGVRLLNESHNIAYLEFYENIVGEHEFNIEPCDYELFDLTSDPYQLNNLYNTPNMDRELVKELKQYLHQVVLCKGSQCHQHILT from the coding sequence ATGAAGTTGAATGTAAGTACACCAGAATTTTACAACCACACATTCCCTGTATACTTCAAAGATCATGGATACACGGTTGGTGCTTTTGGAAAGCTGCTAAATCCTACAGGCACACCAGCCTGCTATCACCAACCCATGCCAGGAGTGGATGACTATCTCTTGATGTGCAACAGTGATAGATACTTCAACGTGTCACTAGTGAATGCTAATGGTCATTATATCAGTGGCTTTCAACCACAAGACTACCTCACGGCCATTGTGGGCAATGCTACAGTTAAATTTATTGAGAAAGCACTGCAAAATGACAAGCCATTTTTTGCTTACATAGGTCCTCATGCTCCACATTATCCTGCCACTCCAGCTCCATGGTATGCAGACACCTTCCCCATAATTCATCCACCTCACACACCCAACTACAATTACAGTGCTAAAGATCACCACTTTCTGCTGCGTCAGCAGTTACCACTGGATAAGTACGAAGAGGAACTCATCACAGAGTTGTTCAGAGATCGCTGGCGTTCTCTTCTGTCTGTGGATGATCTAATGATGGATGTAGTGAGCATGTTGACAAACCACTCGGCTATGGATAACACCTACTTCATATGGAGTAGTGATCATGGCTATAAGCTGGGACAGTTTTGTCTGCCTCGTGAAAAGCACCAGCCTTATGAAAATGACATTAGAGTACCATTCTTTATCAAAGGACCTGATATTCATAAACATAAAAGTCTCTCAGAAGTAGTTAGCATGATTGATGTTGCTCCAACCCTACTGGAGCTAGCTGGTATAGAAGTACATCCAGAAATGGAGGGAGAATCTTTCGCTAGCCTGCTTACTGGCAAAGAAGAGAACAGCTGGAAAAAAGACAAGCACATTATAGAATTCTGGAGCCAAGGTGATGGTATTAAGATCAACCATTATGTGGATGGCCCTAATAACACTTTCATTGGTGTTAGGTTATTAAATGAATCACACAATATTGCTTATCTAGAATTCTATGAGAACATAGTTGGGGAACATGAATTCAACATTGAACCATGTGACTACGAGCTATTTGATTTGACTAGTGACCCATACCAGCTAAACAATTTATACAACACTCCTAACATGGATAGAGAACTTGTGAAAGAGTTGAAGCAGTATCTTCATCAGGTGGTCCTTTGTAAGGGATCTCAGTGCCACCAGCATATACTCACATag
- the LOC136260098 gene encoding N-acetylglucosamine-6-sulfatase-like, protein MSPMSRTLAFLSDGAYLKNFFVNTPVCCPSRATLISGRLPHNFLYNQYAGKSDLPACMHMNASSSDFEEKSIGKYMKKLGYKTGQFGKYLNGPGVERYCKTSGSAPLPGFDRWFTMCTGMYYGNKITENGNIRTYGHDPSDYLTTIIANATLNFLEDVLKNKEEPFFAYIAPHAPHVPATPAPEYENVLPYMMAPRSPIYNYTVTDHHGIMRLQSPMDPYQISPQIDELFKNRWRTLLSVDDLMMDVVNKLDQHKQLNNTYFLFTSDHGFQLGQFNLPSCKLQPYEHDIRVPMFVKGPGIAKSSPAFVAGMVDIAPTIITLAGGTPPDTMDGQSFENMIKKTEWGSDKRVSTWRDKHTLEYWSLGNVIRYQHYIDGPNNTYIGVRLVNETHNYLYVEYYENNNQRYFTESAVECELFDMSVDPYQIVNLYGTDKEDKNLVNELHSFLQQQLMCSGNNCI, encoded by the coding sequence ATGTCTCCGATGTCACGAACGTTGGCGTTTCTTTCCGATGGAGCTTACCTGAAAAATTTCTTCGTTAACACACCTGTGTGTTGTCCCAGCCGTGCTACACTTATTAGTGGTCGTCTTCCTCACAACTTTTTATACAATCAATATGCTGGCAAAAGTGATTTACCAGCCTGTATGCACATGAATGCATCCAGTAGTGACTTTGAAGAGAAAAGCATAGGAAAGTATATGAAGAAGTTGGGATACAAAACTGGTCAATTTGGAAAATATTTGAATGGGCCGGGTGTGGAGAGATATTGTAAGACCTCTGGCTCTGCTCCACTACCGGGATTTGATCGATGGTTTACCATGTGTACTGGTATGTATTATGGAAACAAAATTACTGAAAATGGCAATATAAGAACCTATGGCCATGACCCTTCAGATTATCTCACTACCATTATAGCTAATGCTACTCTGAACTTTCTAGAAGATGTTTTGAAGAATAAAGAGGAGCCATTCTTTGCTTACATAGCACCTCATGCACCACACGTACCAGCAACTCCAGCTCCAGAATATGAAAATGTGCTACCTTACATGATGGCTCCTCGTAGTCCCATTTACAACTATACTGTAACAGATCATCATGGAATAATGAGGCTACAAAGTCCGATGGATCCTTATCAGATTTCTCCTCAAATTGATGAGTTATTCAAAAACAGATGGCGAACATTATTATCAGTGGATGACCTTATGATGGACGTGGTAAATAAACTTGATCAGCACAAACAATTGAACAATACATATTTCTTGTTTACCAGTGATCATGGCTTTCAGCTTGGACAGTTTAATCTACCTAGTTGCAAGCTACAACCATATGAACATGACATCAGAGTTCCCATGTTTGTGAAAGGTCCAGGGATTGCAAAATCATCACCGGCATTTGTAGCTGGAATGGTTGATATAGCACCCACCATTATTACACTTGCAGGAGGAACTCCTCCAGACACCATGGATGGGCAGTCATTTGAAAACATGATCAAGAAAACTGAGTGGGGCTCAGATAAGAGAGTAAGCACCTGGAGAGATAAACACACCTTAGAGTACTGGTCACTAGGTAACGTGATAAGATATCAACACTATATTGATGGTCCTAACAACACTTATATTGGTGTTCGTCTTGTCAATGAGACCCATAATTATCTTTATGTGGAGTACTATGAGAACAATAACCAACGATATTTCACTGAATCAGCTGTGGAGTGTGAATTGTTTGACATGTCAGTAGATCCTTACCAGATAGTGAACTTGTATGGTACAGACAAAGAAGATAAGAACCTGGTGAATGAGTTACACTCTTTCCTACAACAACAACTGATGTGTAGTGGTAACAACTGTATTTGA
- the LOC136260492 gene encoding N-acetylglucosamine-6-sulfatase-like, protein MKSLNPFLLLLCLQSAAFAADKPNIVLLLTDDQDLLLGGMSPMSRTLAFLSDGAYIRNFFVNTPVCCPSRATLISGRFPHNFLYNQSAGKSDLPACMHMNATSSDFEEKSIGKYMKKLGYRTGQFGKYLNSGGVKPYCKDSVPLPGFDRWFTMCNTGTYYGNEITDNGKFRTYGHDPSDYLTTIIANATVNFLEDVLKNKEEPFFAYIAPHAPHVPATPAPEYENVLPYMMAPRSPIYNYTVTDHHGIMRLQSPMDPYQISPQIDELFQNRWRSLLSVDDLMMDVINTLDQHKQLNNTYFLFTSDHGYQLGQFNLPSCKLQPYEHDIRVPMFVKGPGIAKSSPAFVAGMVDIAPTIITLAGGTPPDSMDGQSFENMIKKSGWGSDKRESTWRDKHTLEYWSLGDVIRYQHYIDGPNNTYIGVRLVNETHNYLYVEYYENNNQRYFTEPAVECELFDMSVDPYQKVNLYGTDKEDKNLVNELHSFLQKQLMCSGSNCV, encoded by the coding sequence ATGAAGTCACTTAATCCTTTTCTACTGTTACTTTGCTTACAGTCTGCAGCATTTGCAGCAGACAAGCCAAACATCGTACTGTTACTAACTGATGATCAGGATCTGTTGCTTGGAGGGATGTCTCCGATGTCACGAACCTTGGCGTTTCTTTCCGATGGAGCGTACATTAGGAATTTCTTCGTTAACACACCGGTGTGCTGTCCCAGTCGTGCTACACTTATTAGTGGTCGTTTTCCTCACAACTTTTTATACAATCAATCTGCTGGCAAAAGTGATTTACCAGCCTGTATGCACATGAACGCTACCAGTAGTGATTTTGAAGAGAAGAGCATAGGAAAGTATATGAAGAAGTTGGGATATAGGACTGGTCAGTTCGGAAAATATCTCAATTCAGGTGGTGTGAAGCCCTATTGTAAGGACTCTGTTCCACTACCAGGATTTGATCGATGGTTTACCATGTGTAACACTGGTACGTATTATGGGAATGAAATTACTGACAATGGGAAGTTCAGAACCTATGGCCATGACCCTTCAGATTATCTCACTACCATTATAGCTAATGCTACTGTTAACTTTCTAGAAGATGTTTTGAAGAATAAAGAGGAGCCATTCTTTGCTTACATAGCACCTCATGCACCACACGTACCGGCAACTCCAGCTCCTGAATATGAAAATGTGCTACCTTACATGATGGCTCCTCGTAGTCCCATTTACAACTATACTGTAACAGATCATCATGGAATAATGAGGCTACAAAGTCCAATGGATCCTTATCAGATTTCTCCTCAAATTGATGAGTTATTCCAAAACAGATGGCGGTCATTATTATCAGTAGATGACCTTATGATGGATGTGATAAATACACTTGATCAACACAAACAATTGAACAATACGTATTTCTTGTTTACCAGTGATCATGGCTATCAGCTTGGACAGTTTAATCTACCTAGTTGTAAGCTACAACCATATGAACATGACATCAGAGTTCCCATGTTTGTGAAGGGTCCAGGTATTGCAAAATCATCACCAGCTTTTGTAGCTGGAATGGTTGATATTGCACCCACCATTATTACACTTGCAGGAGGTACACCTCCAGACAGCATGGATGGGCAGTCATTTGAAAACATGATCAAGAAAAGTGGGTGGGGCTCAGATAAAAGGGAAAGCACCTGGAGAGATAAACATACTTTAGAGTACTGGTCACTGGGTGACGTGATAAGATATCAACACTATATTGATGGTCCTAACAACACTTATATTGGTGTTCGTCTTGTCAATGAGACCCATAATTATCTTTATGTGGAGTACTATGAGAACAATAACCAACGATATTTCACTGAACCAGCTGTGGAGTGTGAATTATTTGACATGTCAGTAGATCCTTACCAGAAAGTGAACTTGTATGGTACAGACAAAGAAGACAAGAACCTGGTGAATGAGTTACACTCTTTTCTACAAAAACAACTTATGTGTAGCGGTAGTAACTGTGTTTGA
- the LOC136259884 gene encoding N-acetylglucosamine-6-sulfatase-like, with the protein MENSLKEKEPFFAYIAPHAPHVPATPAPQYENALPYMFAPRSPIYNYTATDHHGIMKLQSPMDPYQIAPQIDELFQNRWRTLLSVDDLMMDVVNKLDQHKQLNNTYFLFTSDHGFQLGQFNLPSCKLQPYEHDIRVPMFVKGPGIAKSSPAFVAGMVDIAPTIITLAGGTPPDTMDGHSFENMIKKSGWGSDKRVSIWRDKHTLEYWSLGDVIRYIDGPNNTYIGVRLVNETHNYLYVEYYENNNQ; encoded by the coding sequence ATGGAGAATTCCTTGAAGGAGAAAGAGCCATTCTTTGCATACATAGCACCTCATGCACCACACGTACCAGCAACTCCAGCCCCTCAGTATGAAAATGCTCTTCCTTACATGTTTGCTCCTCGTAGTCCCATTTACAACTATACTGCAACAGATCATCATGGAATAATGAAGTTACAAAGTCCGATGGATCCTTATCAGATTGCCCCTCAAATTGATGAGCTATTCCAAAACAGATGGCGAACATTATTGTCAGTGGACGACCTAATGATggatgtggtaaataaacttgATCAACACAAACAATTGAACAATACGTATTTCTTGTTTACCAGTGATCATGGCTTTCAGCTTGGACAGTTTAATCTACCTAGTTGCAAGCTACAACCATACGAACATGACATCAGAGTTCCCATGTTTGTGAAAGGTCCAGGGATTGCAAAATCATCACCGGCATTTGTAGCTGGAATGGTTGATATAGCACCAACCATTATTACACTTGCAGGAGGAACTCCTCCAGACACCATGGATGGGCACTCATTTGAAAACATGATCAAGAAAAGTGGGTGGGGCTCAGATAAAAGAGTAAGCATCTGGAGAGATAAACATACTTTAGAGTACTGGTCACTGGGTGACGTGATAAGATATATTGATGGTCCTAACAACACTTATATTGGTGTTCGTCTTGTCAATGAGACCCATAATTATCTTTATGTGGAGTACTATGAGAACAATAACCAATGA